The DNA segment CAGCTTAGAAGCCTTCCTGAGAGCGTGGAAGAGTGCTGCCGCTGGCCAGGACATCGACACCCTCGAATCATCTCTGGGCACCTATCAGGGCATCAAGCCCACCTCAAGAGAATCAGAGCGAGCCAGAGCCTTTAGAGAAGACCTGCAAGCGCGCATCACTGCAGGTTGGACAGGTGATGCCCAAACTAACGACCTGCTGCTCGACATCGGCAGATTGTGCCGTATCTTCCACCGACTAGGGGGCAACCTGCTGGTGAAGAAGATTTCAGAGCTAGCCCAGTCCTTGCCCGGCTATCATCAGCACTGTGACCATCAGCACGAGATTGAGCGCAGAGCAAAAGACGTGGCCCGATGGGCAGAGAAACGCTACCAGCCAATTGGCTTTCAGCAGGCCATTACCGAACCAATGAGTCCTAGAGGCCCGAACAACATCGACAAAGCAAAAGACGCTCAGGAGCGCATCAAAGCTGCTGTAGCGGCTATTGAGACGGGTGCAACGCTGCCTACACGGGCAAGCGAATGGAGAGATGCGATCGCACAGCAGGGCATTTCTCCACGCACCCTCTACAAGTACCCCCACCTGTGGCACCCAGAGCATCGAATCAAAGTAGCGTCTGCGAGTATACCAGTCAAGCAAGACAAGCCTTTGAGCCTCCCTAGCCAGGCAGCCCCGAGCCAACTAGAAGAGCTGGGACCCTTGAAAGATGGGTTTGGTATACACAGCCCCTATAAGAAGTGTATGTCCTCAAATGAATCTCCTCTTGCAGAGCCTTTTCCTCTCAAGCCTTTTCCGAATCCACATCCAAACCCCGAACTTTTATCTGAAAGCACTGAGCAACCACAGCAGGTGGGCCAGGCCACCAAAATTTCGCGCGTTCGCGAAGTTGCGCTAGGCTCAGGTACTCTTGCTGACCTACCGAGCTTGCCCAAGCACCCAGTTCACCTCAAACAACTCCTTCAAGCAAAGCAACATCAGGAGTTGGGGCAGAAAGGTTTACCTAACCCAGCTGAGGTGGAAGTCACTAGTAGCCAGCTAGAAGCGGCTGGGATACTGGGGTATAGTGCGCCGCCTGAGCATGGTTGGACGTTTCGACGGGGAGAACTATCGCCACGTCTCTGGAAACGGCTGAGACGGGTTGTGTTTGCTACTCTTTTGAACCTATCCCAAGATTAGAGACTACGCCTAGGTTGATTAGGAAAACCGCTATTATCGGCAAGAAAGTCCTGAACAAGCCTGGGTTGACGAGTGCCTTTATCTTCTTCTCTGTTTCCCACCGATGATCGCTACATCGCTCTGCTGAGTGATCTAAAAACACGTATCCAGCGAGCCCAGATTCGGGCAGTACTGGCTGTCAACCAGGAAATGATTATCCTGTATTGGCAGATTGGCCGGGTCATCTTAGAACAGCAGCAGGAGCAGGGGTGGGGAGCCAAAGTGATTGACCGCTTGGCCCAAGACTTGAAGCGGGAGTTCCCAGGGGTTCAGGGTTTTTCGTCGCGAAACCTGAAGTATATGAGGGCTCTAGCTGAGGCCTACCCCGACGAAGAAATAGTGCTACAGACCGTAGCACAAATTCCTTGGGGGCATAATCAGGCTCTACTTAATAAGCTAAAAGACCGAAGACAGCGGATTTGGTACGCTCAAAAGGCTTTTGAGAATGGATGGAGCCGCGATGTTCTCTCTATGCAGATTGAAAGCGACCTTTACCAGCGGCAGGGCGGGGCCACGACTAATTTTGATCAGACGCTGCCTCAACCTCAATCCGACCTAGCCCAGCAGCTATTTAAAAGTCCCTACAACCTGGATTTTTTAACGCTAGCTGAGGGAGCTCAAGAGCGTGATCTGGAAAATGCTCTTGTGGCTCACATTCGAGACTTTCTTCTGGAGCTAGGCGTTGGCTTTGCTTTTGTCGGCAATCAGTACCCCATCGTGGTCGATGATAAGGAGTATCGTATTGATCTCCTCTTCTACCATTTTGTCCTGCGCTGCTTTGTCGTCATTGAGTTGAAGATGCGTGATTTTGAGCCAGAGTTTGCTGGCAAGATGAATTTCTACGTTTCTGCCGTCGATGATCTTTTGCGCCACCAAGACGACAACCCAACAATTGGTATTATCCTGTGTCGTTTCAAAGGCAAGATGACGGTCGAATACGCCCTGAGGGATCTCAAAAAACCGATCGGCGTTTCTACACACCAATTGCCAAAGCGCCTACAGGACAAGTTACCAACGGTGGAACAGCTAGAGGTGGAACTTGAAGCAGCTGTTTCTGAGCTAGACGCGCTTCAAGAGGAGGAATGACGCGCTAGCTCATCTGCCCAAATCGTTTCATCATCGACTGTGCCCGTTTCAGGTTCGCAAGTTGCTGACGACGCTCGTTTTTTTCTTGAGCTGAGCTCAACACCTGATTCAGAATGTCCTGATCTGCTTCGCAGTGCTCAAACATGGCTTCAAGCAAGACCTCTCGACAAATATTGTTCTTCCGGCACACAGCCTGAAGGCGGTCAGATAGCTTAGCTTCAAGCCGGAGAGTACTCTGTTTGGTTGCCAGAGGCTGAATGGATGCGTCCTCACTCTGCAAGTCTAGATATCTTGATGTCGAGGTGTCTAGACTCCCTGAATCTTGAATCAAAGCTTCTTGGGAGCCCTTTTGAGACTTTTGTGACTCCGCAGACTCCTCTGTATCGCGGTGTCTAGAAGTCGCGGTATCTCGACTCCCAGGCTCTCGACTCCCAGGCTCTGCGGTATCTGTAGAAGCGTGCGCATGTTCCCGGTCGTCTGTCTCGCTGTCTAGGTTGCTTATTTCGAGATGTCTAGATGTCGAGGAATCTAGACTTGCTGATGTTAAGGTTGCATCTCTATTAGGGACTGTGGGGCGCTGTCGATTTCTTAACCGCTCAAGGGCATCACTCATTTGATTAGTGCCTCCACAACTTGTTCAAAGGGATACTGGAGATCCGGTTGCCCCATGCTGGAGAGTAAAGTGCCCTGGCGAATTGCGTTCTTAAATTTCTCGGACTCTCTAACAGACGCAAAAATTGGGATGCCATTGGCAAACTCTCGCATGGCTTCTATGTTTTGCTTCCCTTCCAGCGTTTGGGTATTGCCCACCCATCGATCTCGAAAAGGGACGACCCCAAGAATCTTACCTGTGAAGGCCTCCAACTCTGATTGCTCTTTGAGAAAGTCGAGGGTGTCAATGAGAGAGTTGACACCTTTGACGTTAGCTTCGACAGGGACCAGAACGTACTTGGATGCCCCCACAGAAGAGAGGCAGAGCTGTGACCTAGAAGGTTGCACGTCAATCAGGACGTAGTCAAACAGATCTGCCACAGCTTTGAGCCGTAGTTTCAAGACGAAGGCTCCGGTACCACTGCTGCTCAAGTAGTCAGAGACCTTAAATAGCCCTCGGTCGGCGGGGATGAGGAATAGGTTGGCATAGTTTGTCTCATAGATGCCGTCTTCCGTTTGCACCTGGCCCGTCAGCACTTCGAACAGACTCGGCTGGTTGGGTTGTACCTCATGGTTTAAATAGAAGGTCAGGTTTGCTTGCGGATCAGCATCAATGGCGAGAACTCGTTTACCTTGGTGGGCTAGCAGTAGAGCAGTAAAGAAAATTGTGGTGGTCTTTCCTTGTCCACCGGACAAGGAAATGCATGAACAAGTTTTCACAAGCTGATGCCTAAGCTGGATGTAGACAAGTGTAGAACCTAGAAGTTGAGATGTCGAGAAGTCTAGGTATCTGCACTTGTAGGTTTCTATAAAAATTTCAGAAATTAGGGTCAAATAACCTGAAACCCCTGATTCCTCGCTCTAAAACTAGTTTGTACAAAAAACTGAGCGCTCCCGTTTCGGACTTCTTGTTCCGACACAAAATCTATGTTTAAGCTTGTGAGTGTCGCATTGTTCAGTGAAATGCTGTGCTTGTGATCAAGGAAACGCTCTGAAAAGATATCAAAATTGGAAGGTTTGAGGGAAAGCTTCAGCAGAGTTGCCAATGTGCGCTACTGCTCAGAGGGGTATTTGCGGGAAATGCGCAGAGCAACAGCTGTTAGCTGAATTGCGATCGCAACTCGTGGCCCCCTGTTCCAGGATGCTGTCCGGATTGCCCAGTAGGCGAGAGCAAGCCAGTTCAGTACGGCTGGCCCGAGCAATACCCCAACCGCCAAAGCAACAATCGGTTCTGACAAGAACAATTATTTTCTCAGAGTTGCCGCAGATAGGCCCAATGTGGTCACTAAAGTGCCCATCACGAGCAAGGCAAGATTTACCTCACTAGCACTGGGATATGGCAAAGGCGTCTAGACTTGCAGGCGCTCTATGGGCAAGCTGTTAAATAGTTGGCAGATACATACCCGCTAAAAGGCTCAACAATCTCTACCCAGCCTTCTGCCCCAGGCCCCTCAACGGTGACCATAGTGCCATTGCGCAAGCCGCCAATGCGATCGCCGGAGATGGAGGGTTCATTGCGAATATTTAATCCTTCTCTTGCAACAACCATTCTGCACAGACCATCTTCGTTAGCTACCCGAAGCGCAGGTTCTGGGGTAGTTAATGAGGGATCACAAGCTACCAAATACTCTGAGGGGACATACCCTTCTAACGGCGCAATAATGGGCACCCATCCGTCAGTCCCTAAGCCTTGAATAGTGACATTACTGCTGTTTGGGACAACGCCTACAGACTCTGAATAAACAGTAGGATCTGTTTGTACAACCAAACTGCCACCGGGCAATGAAACCTGACGGCAACTCTCTGCTTGGGCTAGGAGAGGTGTTTCGACAGCTTGGGTAAATTCGGTAATCTTTGCCGGTACGCTAGCGGCGGCTCCTGGCGTAGCCGAAGCTTCTACAGCTACCAGGGCAGCCGAGACGAACAGAGCATGCAGACCAATATTTTCTAAGTGCATAGGTGTTCTCTCAAAAGTTCTGTAAATTCAGTTGCCTATATAGTGAAAAATACTTACCGTTTTTTTTACCTGCTACGGAAGGACTTTTCTTCACAAGGGTTCTATCTCTGGGCAGGCTTCTGAGATTTTCTGTCAAAAATACTTCACGAGACAACTCGTAGAAAGCCACAAGTATTTCTTCTGTCAGGCACAGCAATGGTTCTAGTACCTCTAATGGATAAAATATGTTTTGAATCTTGGACAGAATATAGTTGAACGCACAGTAGAATCTATTGCCAGCTGCATAGAGTATTTGTATGAACAGCAACTACCAGACTCGAGGATGGTTCGATAGTTCACGTAAGCAGCCACATCCGATTCAATCAAAAGGGTATTTAGGCTGCCCTCAAGGCTCAATACATCAGCTTCAAGAGACTGCACCGTCTCCAAGACGTCAAAGGTATGATTCACCCAACTCCGAGAGCGCCTGATGTTGACTTGGCTGAAAATTGCAAGGGCCAGGATGGTTGCTAACCCAGCCCAGGTGCTTATTTGGACAAAGAGGAAGCGTCTGGTTGCAG comes from the Pseudanabaena sp. FACHB-2040 genome and includes:
- a CDS encoding PDDEXK nuclease domain-containing protein, yielding MPLSSSLFPTDDRYIALLSDLKTRIQRAQIRAVLAVNQEMIILYWQIGRVILEQQQEQGWGAKVIDRLAQDLKREFPGVQGFSSRNLKYMRALAEAYPDEEIVLQTVAQIPWGHNQALLNKLKDRRQRIWYAQKAFENGWSRDVLSMQIESDLYQRQGGATTNFDQTLPQPQSDLAQQLFKSPYNLDFLTLAEGAQERDLENALVAHIRDFLLELGVGFAFVGNQYPIVVDDKEYRIDLLFYHFVLRCFVVIELKMRDFEPEFAGKMNFYVSAVDDLLRHQDDNPTIGIILCRFKGKMTVEYALRDLKKPIGVSTHQLPKRLQDKLPTVEQLEVELEAAVSELDALQEEE
- a CDS encoding AAA family ATPase: MKTCSCISLSGGQGKTTTIFFTALLLAHQGKRVLAIDADPQANLTFYLNHEVQPNQPSLFEVLTGQVQTEDGIYETNYANLFLIPADRGLFKVSDYLSSSGTGAFVLKLRLKAVADLFDYVLIDVQPSRSQLCLSSVGASKYVLVPVEANVKGVNSLIDTLDFLKEQSELEAFTGKILGVVPFRDRWVGNTQTLEGKQNIEAMREFANGIPIFASVRESEKFKNAIRQGTLLSSMGQPDLQYPFEQVVEALIK
- a CDS encoding SH3 domain-containing protein → MHLENIGLHALFVSAALVAVEASATPGAAASVPAKITEFTQAVETPLLAQAESCRQVSLPGGSLVVQTDPTVYSESVGVVPNSSNVTIQGLGTDGWVPIIAPLEGYVPSEYLVACDPSLTTPEPALRVANEDGLCRMVVAREGLNIRNEPSISGDRIGGLRNGTMVTVEGPGAEGWVEIVEPFSGYVSANYLTACP